One Gadus macrocephalus chromosome 17, ASM3116895v1 genomic window, CACACTAGTTTGAAAAGGAAAAACGAGGTCAGTAAGATGTTTGGACACAAAACTTTCCCAGAAACTAGGAAACCTTGGAGGAACTGAAAAGTAAGTTACGGGACATTATTCAATCCAACAAAAGTCAGTCTTCGAACTCGCCTCATTTGATTTTCAGCTGCCAGTTTTAAACATCTGCAGCCGCAAAAAGACATGACTGCTTGCTTTTTGTTAACTTGGGCATGCAGTAAATCACAGTCCTCTTGTtgcatccatagtggtaaactacGTTCAGATAAGGATTTCTGTTAAATGTGGGCAGGGGGGCAGTTATATGGCAGCAGTTATGTTTAGATACCATCTTCCTTCAAAAGAGCGTTAGTCTGTTTTAGGCTAACGACCGGAAAACACCCTAAAAAACTAACGTCTCCAAAACATGGATGCGTTAAAGAGTGCTCCAAATGCACACAACGTAAGCTTGTCTTCACTGGCCATAGAGTTAAGGGTTCAAGGTCTTTTTCCCGCCATAATGCCTAATGGAATATGGAGCGTCTTTGCGCCTTGCCAGCCAGAGCCCTTAGTGACGCCGCCTGAGACTGAAGTCCCAGAGACCCCCCTCCCACCGGCTCGccccctcccatcctctctcctcccccctctcccccagggcgagaggggggaggaggggaggtcagCATTGAGGTCAGTGAAGTCAGATCGGATCAGCGCTGACGAAAGAGCAACATGAAAAAATAGAAGTTTCCTTTACTACATATAAACTCCACGTGGATACGGCCTGTAGATATAGGGTAGTAGGTGTTCCTCACATCACTTCAAGCAgctaaataatacaataatcaCACCATCTATAATGGGCTCCAATCAGCCAGTATATCGGgtcaacaacacacaataactaaataaatacacattctGTGTCCATCCTCTCACCGCTGGGCCCAGAATAACACCCCCTGAGCCCCGCCCAGAGCCAGGTGTTCAGACACCTGGACCCCAGCAGCACCTACCTACTTCAGACCAGCACGCGATGGGGCAGTCTAAAGAACTACATCTATAGACCTAGAACCTCTGGTAGGACCGGGGGCTGGAGGGAGGATCAGAGGCGTGGTCTCCTGCCCTCTCTGGACAGCGTAGCGCCCCCTATCGGTACTCAGCCTCCCGGTCCAGAGGTCTGCTCAGCCGGGTTCAGACCCTCCCAGCGTCCGGACCTCCCCCGTACGCCTGGAGCGACGGCGCCCGAGGCACTGCACATGCTCACAGCGCCGTTTGTTAACATTCAGAAGCCAAGAAGTGAGTGGGCAGGTTTCCACGGCACCAGAGAGCTAAACATCCCATTCATCACCTGGGCTCCTCAGAGCGGCCCAGAGAGAGGACAGCACACAAACTAACACTGATCTGAGGCTCTCACGGTCACTGCAGTCCTAagtacagcacacacacacacacccatgcaggCTTCTCACAATACAGGGGACATGCTTCTGTCGGTACCAGGGTAATGCTGCCTAAAGCTAATAAAAAAGGGTCATCCGTATATTTTAGTATATAATATGAATCTGTAGTGTTGTGAAAAGAATGGCAGTGAGGTCAAATCAAATAGATTCCTGTGATGTTCAGAGTTAACCAGTGTTTCCTAGACGCACATGACATTTATCTTTctcccaatcacacacacacgcacacgcacacgcacacgcatacacacattagAGGTAATTGACTTTCCTTCACGGTGATGACCAACAGAAACATACAAGACATCCTGGTCAGAGTCAATGAGAAGAACTAAACCcacataaataaatcaataaataacatGAGAACAACAGTGCTTTGTGTGGTCAACGTTGGAGCGGAGGGAAGCGGCCGTCCTCTCCCATCCTGGGGCTCACAGGTCGCTGCAGCGCTCCTGCTTGCTGTAGTGGTCGAACTGGTTCTTCCAGTGCATCATGTAGGACGACCAGCGGTGGAACTCCACCTTCCACTGCCGCTCCGCCTCGTCGATGTTGTCTGGAGACAGGACAGAGGCAACCACCGTCAGCAACTAGTGTCAACCAGCTAGTGTCAGCAACTAGTGTCAACCAACCAGTGTCAACCAACCGGTGTCAACCAACTAGTGTCAACCAACTAGTGTCAACCAACTAGTGTCAGCAACTAGTGTCAACTAACCGGTGTCAACCAACTAGTGTCAACCAACTAGTGTCAACCAACCAGTGTCAACCAACCAGTGTCAGCAACTAGTGTCAGCAACTAGTGTCAACCAACCAGTGTCAACCAACCAGTGTCAACCAACCAGTGTCAACCAACCAGTGTCAGCAACTAGTGTCAACCAACCAGTGTCAACCAACCAGTGTCAACCAACTAGTGTCAACCAACTAGTGTCAACCAACCAGTGTCAGCAACTAGTGTCAGCAACTAGTGTCAACCAACCAGTGTCAACCAACCAGTGTCAACCAACTAGTGTCAACCAACTAGTGTCAACCAACTAGTGTCAACCAACCAGTGTCAGCAACTAGTGTCAGCAACTAGTGTCAACCAACCAGTGTCAACCAACCAGTGTCAACCAACCAGTGTCAGCAACTAGTGTCAACCAACCAGTGTCAGCAACTAGTGTCAACCAACTAGTGTCAACCAACTAGTGTCAACCAACCAGTGTCAGCAACTAGTGTCAGCAACTAGTGTCAACCAACCAGTGTcaactagggctttgacttcgaacttcgtgattcgaatataattcgaatatcaaaaaaataaatcaaaattcgaacgaatattaggcagcccttaatattcgaacctgttatgggcaggccaagagggagagacgtcggagaacccatgcagtctattcataatattgtaatgaccacagaagaggcagtgaatgaagtattgattagacagcgatttattagaaacataataaaccgttggaacacgcaagaccggtaaccatagcaacgcctgtaaacaaacctcgcaaagcccaattcagggctgaatccgaatactcatacttatagtctgcattttgtagtacgccacaaatatagcgcgtccgaatgctcagtgtgcattgtgtagtacggaaaacgtttccgaatgcgtactaccgccacagtatacaacggtaggtcactacgttaCCAGACTACGAGTCTGGTAAcggacgaagaagagatggctgacccgacactaccaacagcggcttagaaagacgtcctagaaagcggcgaaaaaaagacattaaaaagagtaaaaaagtaaagtaagtaattaagtaaaaagagacatttttaatttaatagcaacgatgacaagacggaaaacaggtaacttatcaaggtaattttgccggcatctgaggggagacacgtcatctccaaacatccggtggagttacggcggtgttcggaagagttcagaggcgttctacgcatagctgtagaccgttctaggcgttctacgcatagctgtagaccgtactacactgtcaagtgtagtacggtcaagtaggacactgaacataaatagtatgtactaagtattcggattcagcccaggtattactgaaggcatttaatggtcaaaatattattaataaatattcgaatatattcgaatactaatattaataaacaaacgaacttcgaatatgatttttggccaaaagtcaaagccctagtgtcAACCAACCAGTGTCAACCAACCAGTGTCAGCAACTAGTGTCAACCAACCAGTGTCAGCAACTAGTGTCAACCAACCAGTGTCAGCAACTAGTGTCAACCAACCAGTGTCAGCAACTAGTGTCAACCAACTAGTGTCAACCAACTAGTGTCAACCAACTTGTGTCAACCAACTTGTGTCAACCAACTTGTGTCAACCAACTTGTGTAAACCAACCAGTGTCAACCAACCAGCGTCAACCAGCCAGCATCAGCAACTAGTCTTAACCAACTAGTGGGGGTCGTCTGTAACATTTTTATGTGAGGGTCGTCTGTAACATGTTAATGTGAGGGTCGTCTATGACATGTTAATGTGAGGGTCGTCTATGACATGTTAATGTGAGGGTCGTCTGTAACATGTTAATGTGGGGGTCGTCTGTAACATGTTAATGTGAGGGTCGTCTGTAACATTTTAATGTGAGGGTCGTCTATGACATGTTAATGTGAGGGTCGTCTATGACATATTAATGTGAGGGTCGTCTATGACATGTTAATGTGAGGGTCGTCTGTAACATGTTAATGTGAGGGTCGTCTGTAACATGTTAATGTGAGGGTCGTCTATGACATTTTAATGTGAGGGTCGTCTATGACATGTTAATGTGAGGGTCGTCTGTAACATGTTAATGTGAGGGTCGTCTATGACATGTTAATGTGAGGGTCGTCTGTAACATGTTAATGTGAGGGTCGTCTATGACATGTTAATGTGATGGTCGTCTCTGACATGTTAATGTGAGGGTCGTCTATAACATGCTAAGGGGAGGGTCGCCTGTAACATGTTAAGGGGAGGGTCGTCTGTAACATGTTAATGTGAGGGTCGTCTATAACATGTTAATGTGAGGGTCGTCTGTGACATGTTAATGTGAGGGTCGTCTGTAACATGTTAATGTGAGGGTCGTCTATGACATGTTAATGTGAGGGTCGTCTCTGACATGTTAATGTGAGGGTCGTCTATAACATGCTAAGGGGAGGGTCGTCTGTAACATGTTAAGGGGAGGGTCGTCTGTAACATGTTAATGTGAGGGTCGTCTATAACATGTTAATGTGAGGGTAGTCTGTGACATGTTAATGTGAGGGTCGTCTGTAACATGTTAATGTGAGGGTCGTCTATGACATGTTAATGTGAGGGTCGTCTATGACATGTTAATGTGAGGGTCGTCTATAACATGCTAAGGGGCCACAGACCGGTGATGTTGAGCAGGCGGGGCAGGAAGCGGTTCCAGAAGGCACACAGCTGGTTCCTCAGGCCCTTGTGGATCTTCAGCGGCTCCGTGTTCAGACCCACGTACTTCTGCTCGCTGAGGGAGAAGGCTGGCCAGCGCTTCCTGCTGTCCACAGGCCCCTCATGGTTCACATTGGGGTTCCTGAGGGCCACACAGGTCCATGAGGAAACGTCTTCTGGAGGTCACTATAGTAGCGTGGATAGTGAATGTAATGATGTAACAGTAGAAACATCTCACCCCGTGCGGGCAAAGTTGGCCCAGTGCCTCATGATGCGACGGCTGAGCTTCTCCTCCTCAGAGGTGTAGTTCAGCCGCCTCTCCAGGGGAAGGCCGAACACAAACTCGATCTCGTAGCCGTGGATGACGCCCATCCACTCCGGCCAGGCCAGGTTCGACGCACGGTGGTCGAACAGGTAGAGGTAGACACCACCTGAGGGGAGACAGGGGTCATCTCatggagccagaggggagccatgttaagatggagccagaggggagcCGTGTTAGAGGGgatggagccagaggggagccatgttaagatggagccagaggggagcCATGTTAGGGGGgatggagccagaggggagccatgttaagatggagccagaggggagccatgttaagatggagccagaggggagccatgttaagatggagccagaggggagccatgttaagatggagccagatgggagccatgttaagatggagccagaggggagccatgttaagatggagccagaggggagccatgttaagatggagccagaggggagccatgttaagatggagccagaggggagccatgttaagatggagccagaggggagccatgttaagatggagccagaggggagccatgttaagatggagccagaggggagccatgttaagatggagccagaggggagccatgttaagatggagccagaggggagcCATGTTAGAGGGgatggagccagaggggagccatgttaagatggagccagaggggagccatgttaagatggagccagaggggagcCATGTTAGAGGGgatggagccagaggggagccatgttaagatggagccagaggggagccatgttaagatggagccagaggggagccatgttaagatggagccagaggggagccgtgttaagatggagccagaggggagccatgttaagatggagccagaggggagcCATGTTAGAGGGgatggagccagaggggagccatgttaagatggagccagaggggagccatgttaagatggagccagaggggagccatgttaagatggagccagaggggagccgtgttaagatggagccagaggggagccatgttaagatggagccagaggggagcCATGTTAGAGGGgatggagccagaggggagccatgttaagatggagccagaggggagccatgttaagatggagccagaggggagccgtgttaagatggagccagaggggagccatgttaagatggagccagaggggagcCATGTTAGAGGGgatggagccagaggggagccatgttaagatggagccagaggggagccatgttaagatggagccagaggggagccatgttaagatggagccagaggggagcCGTGTTAGAGGGgatggagccagaggggagccatgttaagatggagccagaggggagccatgttaagatggagccagaggggagccatgttaagatggagccagaggggagccatgttaagatggagccagaggggagccatgttaagatggagccagaggggagcCGTGTTAGAGGGgatggagccagaggggagcCTACCTTGGGAGTTGCCAGTGTTCGCGGCCCCAGGGATGCCCCCCTGGTTGCTGCGCAGCGCGTTGTACTGAGCATAGGTGTGGGCAAAGTAGGCCAGCGGGCAGATGACGTTGTGGTCGCCCACGATGTCGTCCATGGCGTCGCGGTTCTTCAGGCCGTTGTTCTCGTCTATCCAGTCGGTGTACTGGAGGACCACGGCCTCCAGCCCGATGTCGTTGGCATGGGGGACGCTCAGCTTCACGCCTGGGGGGGAACAGGGATGCTGAGGAGAGCTCACCAAGCAGACCCCAGATGGTTAACATAGACCAGCTAAAACGAAAATGTTTTAGCTGGTCTAGGAGGTGCACTAGTCatggtgtgaggatgtgtgtgaggaggtgcactagtcatggtgtgaggatgtgtgtgaggaggtgcactagtcatggtgtgaggatgtgtgtgaggaggtgcactagtcatggtgtgagggtgtgtgtgaggaggtgcactagtcatggtgtgaggatgtgtgtgaggaggtgcactagtcatggtgtgaggatgtgtgtgaggaggtgcactagtcatggtgtgaggatgtgtgtgaggaggtgcactagtcatggtgtgaggatgtgtgtgaggaggtgcactagtcatggtgtgaggatgtgtgtgaggaggtgcactagtcatggtgtgaggatgtgtgtgaggaggtgcactagtcatggtgtgaggatgtgtgtgaggaggtgcactagtcatggtgtgaggatgtgtgtgaggaggtgcactagtcatggtgtgaggatgtgtgtgaggaggtgcactagtcatggtgtgaggatgtgtgtgaggaggtgcactagtcatggtgtgagggtgtgtgtgaggaggtgcactagtcatggtgtgaggatgtgtgtgaggaggtgcactagtcatggtgtgaggatgtgtgtgaggaggtgcactagtcatggtgtgaggatgtgtgtgaggaggtgcactagtcatggtgtgaggatgtgtgtgaggaggtgcactagtcatggtgtgaggatgtgtgtgaggaggtgcactagtcatggtgtgaggatgtgtgtgaggaggtgcactagtcatggtgtgagggtgtgtgtgaggaggtgcactagtcatggtgtgaggatgtgtgtgaggaggtgcactagtcatggtgtgaggatgtgtgtgaggaggtgcactagtcatggtgtgaggatgtgtgtgaggaggtgcactagtcatggtgtgaggatgtgtgtgaggaggtgcactagtcatggtgtgaggatgtgtgtgaggaggtgcactagtcatggtgtgaggatgtgtgtgaggaggtgcactagtcatggtgtgaggatgtgtgtgaggaggtgcactagtcatggtgtgaggatgtgtgtgaggaggtgcactagtcatggtgtgagggtgtgtgtgaggaggtgcactagtcatggtgtgaggatgtgtgtgaggaggtgcactagtcatggtgtgaggatgtgtgtgaggaggtgcactagtcatggtgtgaggatgtgtgtgaggaggtgcacTAATGTCGGTACCTTGCATGAAGTCCTCTCTGGAGATCAGGCTCTCGTTGTCCTTGCTGAAGCCGGGTGCTCCATAGAGCAGGAAGTAGGAGCCCTCATCCTGGTTCACCCCCAGCAGGATCTGCGTGTCCTTGAAGTTCCCAGAGCTGAGCATGGCCTCGGGCGCGTCAGGCAGCACCACCCCGTCCACCACAGGCACGAAGGAGAAGCGGAACAGGGCGGACCAGGGCAGCACCTGGCACAACGCAGGCCAGTCAACACACATAGATCGATAGAGATCGATAGAGATCAGACTGCTATACTCTCTGTGGTGAGATCAGAGTACTATACTCTCTGTGGTGAGATCAGAGTACTATACTCTGTGTTGTGAGATCAGAGTACTATACTCTCTGTGGTGAGATCAGAGTACTATACTCTCTGTGGTGAGATCAGAGTACTATACTCTCTGTGGTGAGATCAGAGTACTATACTCTCTGTGGTGAGATCAGAGTACTATACTCTCTGTGGTGAGATCAGAGTACTATACTCTCTGTGGTGAGATCAGAGTACTATACTCTCTGTGGTGAGATCAGAGTACTATACTCTGTGTGGTGAGATCAGAGTACTATACTCTCTGTGGTGAGATCAGAGTACTATACTCTCTGTGGTGAGATCAGAGTACTATACTCTCTGTGGTGAGATCAGAGTACTATACTCTCTGTGGTGAGATAAGAGGACTATACTCTCTGTGGTAAGATCAGAGTACTATACTATCTGTGGTGAGATCAGAGTACTATACTCTCTGTGGTGAGATCAGAGTACTATACTCTCTGTGGTGA contains:
- the ache gene encoding LOW QUALITY PROTEIN: acetylcholinesterase (The sequence of the model RefSeq protein was modified relative to this genomic sequence to represent the inferred CDS: deleted 1 base in 1 codon) → MPSLLLRALPPLLLWVLLSPSALSQGDGDLVVATKAGRVRGVRLPVLERSYVTSFLGVPFAEPPTGRRRFRAPEPKRSWGGVHEANAYPAACYQFVDTSYPGFQGSEMWNPNREMNEDCLYLNVWVPSSPRPHNLTVMVWIYGGGFYSGSSSLDVYDGRYLAHSETVIVVSMNYRIGAFGFLALHGSSEAPGNVGLLDQRMALQWVQDNIHLFGGNPKQVTIFGESAGGASVGFHLLSPDSRATFTRAILQSGVPNCPWASVSASEARRRALLLAKLVGCSGGNDTELVDCLRNKPPQELIDQEWQVLPWSALFRFSFVPVVDGVVLPDAPEAMLSSGNFKDTQILLGVNQDEGSYFLLYGAPGFSKDNESLISREDFMQGVKLSVPHANDIGLEAVVLQYTDWIDENNGLKNRDAMDDIVGDHNVICPLAYFAHTYAQYNALRSNQGGIPGAANTGNSQGGVYLYLFDHRASNLAWPEWMGVIHGYEIEFVFGLPLERRLNYTSEEEKLSRRIMRHWANFARTGNPNVNHEGPVDSRKRWPAFSLSEQKYVGLNTEPLKIHKGLRNQLCAFWNRFLPRLLNITDNIDEAERQWKVEFHRWSSYMMHWKNQFDHYSKQERCSDL